In Pseudomonadota bacterium, the genomic stretch AGGCCGGTGCTTCGCGACATCGTGAGCGGAACGATCTGCAGCGATCTCCTCGACTACCTCGCGCGCGACACGTTCTTCTGCGGCCTGTCGGGTGCGTGGGACGCGCGGCTCTTCCGCTGCTTTCGCGTTGACGGCAGCACGGATCGCCTCTATCTCGACGCCCAGAAGGACGGCATCATTCGCGAGGATGCGCTATCGGAGGTCGTGAACCTGCTGCGACTGCGCTACTTCCTGTCGGAACGGGTGTACTTCCACCACAGCAAGACGGCTTCCGGCGCCATGATCTCTCGTGCCGTGGAGTGCGCGGTCAATGAGGGTCTGCGCCTCGAGGAGATGTTCGGGTTGCGCGACGACACGCTGCTCTATCTGCTCGATCAGCGATACGGACGAATTCCCGCTGTGCGCTGCCTGCTCGATCACGTCTTCTCCCATCGGCTCTACAAGCGCGCCTATGTGCTGACGCGGCGGGTGGGGGAGGAGAAGCAGGCCGCCCTCATCCGCTCGTTCCACAGCGATCGTGCGGCGCGTGAGGAGGCGGAGCGCAGCTTGAGCAAGCGCTTGCGGCTCAAGGACGGCGAGCTCGTCGTCTACTGCCCATCGAGCCGGATGCAGCTGAAGGAAGCAGACGTGCTGGTTCGCATCGACGAAGGTCGCCCGCGCTCGCTGCGAGAGCTCGCCCTGCCAGAGATCGAGGTGCTCACGGGAAGGCACCGAGACCTCTGGCGGTTCTACGTCTTTGTCGCCCCACGCCACGTGGAGCGGCTGCGCGCCGTGGGCGCGGCCTGCGAGGCGTGGTTCCAGTCTCCGAACGAGCTCCCCGCGTTGCAGACCGGACAGCTCTACCTCTGAGCCTGCGGGGACGACAGCCCCCTGGTCAGCCCGATTGCGGCCTCGCGCCGTGCAGGGCCCAGATCTGCTCGATGGAGACGCCGATGCGCGCGAGGAGGTCTGCAAGGCGCCCGAGGGGGAGGCCGACGATGTTCGAGTAGCAGCCCTCAACGCGTCGAACAAGGACGCCCCCCAGGCCCTGTATCCCGTAGCCGCCCGCCTTGTCGAGGGGCTCGCCCGTGGCCACATACGTGTCGATGAGCGCGGAGGAGAGATCCCGGAACGAGACCGCCGTCACCTCAGCCTGTACAAGGCTCTCCGCGGCACGTCGCACGCAGAGCCCCGTCACCACGTGATGCGTCTTGCCGCTCAGGGCCGCCAGCATCTGGCGCGCATCGTCGGCGTCGGTGGGCTTGTTCGACAGGCGGCCGTCGCAGACGACCACCGTGTCAGCCGCCACTGCGATGTGCGCCCCCGTCTCCCCCGCGCCTGGCTGGCCCTGGCCGAGTCGGGCGATTGCGGCCGCAGCCTTTGCCTCGGCCAGGCGGCACGTGAGCCGCTGGGCGTCGTCGAGGGAGACAGTCACTCCCGGCGGGCAGAGCGCGTGCAGGATCGCCTCTTCATCGACCTCGGGAACCACGACCCGGCACTGGAGCCCGATCTGGCGCAGAAGGGACAGCCTTCGAGGGCTGGAGGAAGCGAGCACGATCTCCAACGAACGTCTCCTGGGCTCGAGAGAGTGGGCGCGTGTCGCACGAACGAGCCGCCGAGCGCTACGAGCCACCGCTTCGCCCATCCGAGGTGCCATCCTGCTGTACCGTCCCCGTCTTCCCAAGCGGTATTTCTACGCCATCGTCGCCACCGGAGGGCTCACCGTCCTCATCGTGACGTCCGCGTTGCTCTGGCTTGTCGACCCGCGGGGGCCGCTGTGGGTGTTCAGCGCCGCAGCCCTCGCACTGGCCTGGGGGGTCATGGTGGAACGTCGGTGGCCTCAGCTGACCCGGCACGACGTTCCGGTTGCCGGCCTCCCCGCTGCGCTGGATGGCTTGCGGGTGGTTCATCTCTCCGATCTGCACTGGGATGATCATACCAGTCCCGCGCGCATGCATGCGATCTTCAACCAGGTGAATGCGCTGCGCCCTGATCTGGTCGTGCTCACGGGAGATCTGATCACGCACTACCGACGTCATATCGCCCCGTGCGCCGCCGCCATAGGCCGGCTGCGTGGTCGTCTGGGGGTTCACGCAGTCCTGGGAAATCATGACCACTGGGCCAGCGGTCGGCAGATGGCCGACGCGCTGCGCTCCGTCGGCGTGAACGTGATGATGAACGAACACGTGCTCGTGGAGGACGGTCTCTGGCTCGTGGGCGTCGATGATCCCCACCTGCGACGGGCCGACCTTGATCGCGCCCTGTTCGGGATTCCGGAGAGCGACGGACTTCCGCGCCTGCTGCTGGCGCACTCCCCCGACATCATGGAGGATGCGGAGGGGCGTGTCGATCTGGTGCTGACAGGGCACACCCACGGTGGTCAGGTGAGGTTCCCCGTGGTTGGACCTCTCCTTCACGCCACCCGGCACGCCGTGGGCCGAGAGCACGTGGTGGGCTTCCGGCGACGTGGCCACACCCTCTGCTTCACCAATCGCGGACTGGGAACCGTTCTCATTCCCATCCGATTCAACTGCAGACCCGAGGTGGCCCTCATCACGCTGCGCGTCGAGCACGATCAGGCGAAGCGGTAGAACGCTCTGTCTTAGAGCGGCCGAAAAGGCAGCTCTCCGCCCAGAAGTACGGCTACTCCACGCCCAGCGGCGCCTTTGACTGGAGGCGCAGCAGGACGACGGCGGCCTCGAGTCGCTCTGAGAGGCTCGACGAGCCCAGCATCTTCTGGTAGGTCGTGCTGCCGGCGGGGTCGCCGATCTTGCACAGCGCCCGCGCGGCGCGCAGGTCGTCGGCGTGGGCGCCGCGGAGCACCGGCCCGGCAGCCTCGACCCCGCGGTCACCCAGCGCGGCTGCGGCCTCGAGACGCACAGCCGCCGGCATGCCCTCCGCCAGCAGCCCCTTGAGGAGGTAGGTGCTCAGATCGCTGTCGATGCGGCTGAGCGCCTGCACGGCCAGGGGGCTCAGCACAGGGTCGGCGTTCGCGCAGGCGATGGCGCAGAGGGCTTCGGCTGAGGCCGCCGTGCCCTGTCGGCCGAGCGCGTCGAC encodes the following:
- a CDS encoding metallophosphoesterase; this encodes MLWLVDPRGPLWVFSAAALALAWGVMVERRWPQLTRHDVPVAGLPAALDGLRVVHLSDLHWDDHTSPARMHAIFNQVNALRPDLVVLTGDLITHYRRHIAPCAAAIGRLRGRLGVHAVLGNHDHWASGRQMADALRSVGVNVMMNEHVLVEDGLWLVGVDDPHLRRADLDRALFGIPESDGLPRLLLAHSPDIMEDAEGRVDLVLTGHTHGGQVRFPVVGPLLHATRHAVGREHVVGFRRRGHTLCFTNRGLGTVLIPIRFNCRPEVALITLRVEHDQAKR
- the maf gene encoding septum formation protein Maf, with product MGEAVARSARRLVRATRAHSLEPRRRSLEIVLASSSPRRLSLLRQIGLQCRVVVPEVDEEAILHALCPPGVTVSLDDAQRLTCRLAEAKAAAAIARLGQGQPGAGETGAHIAVAADTVVVCDGRLSNKPTDADDARQMLAALSGKTHHVVTGLCVRRAAESLVQAEVTAVSFRDLSSALIDTYVATGEPLDKAGGYGIQGLGGVLVRRVEGCYSNIVGLPLGRLADLLARIGVSIEQIWALHGARPQSG